The sequence below is a genomic window from Pseudomonas cannabina.
AGCGCGCGTAGGTGCTTTTGCCCAGACAGATGGTCAGGACGTTGCGCGGAATGCGGAAATATTCAACGGTGCGAGCCAGTGCGAACGAGTTCGGCGGGATGATGCACACGTCACTTTTGATATCGACAAAACTTTTTTCATCGAAATTTTTCGGGTCGACCGTCGCCGAATTGATGTTGGTGAAGACCTTGAATTCGTCTGCGCAACGTACGTCGTAACCGTAGCTGGACACGCCAAAAGAGATCACTCGATCTGCGCCTTCGCCACGTACCTGACGCTCGACGAACGGCTCGATCATCCCGTGTTCCTGCGCCATGCGGCGAATCCACTTGTCCGATTTGATGCTCATGGCGATGTCCTGAATAGCGAGGTAAAAAAGGTATCCGGCATCTTACCGGGGTGAAGCCAACGGTTCAAAGACAACAGATGGAGAGTTTGCCCGGTGCGCCTTGCCGATCCGCCGTGAATACAAATAATCATCAACAGACCATTGGCACGTTCGAAAAAAAGGGGTAAGGTGGCGTTACTGTGTTGCTTGTGTCACTGAGAATCTCTACACGATGTTGAATTTCGATCCAACCATCTCCATGAATTTTCCAGCTCTTTGCACTCAGTCTCGGCCAGGGCTCTTCCTACGCCGCAGTTAACTTTGTCCAAGGAGATATACTATGTCTAATCGCCAAACTGGTACCGTTAAGTGGTTCAACGATGAAAAAGGCTTCGGCTTCATCACTCCACAATCCGGTGACGACCTGTTCGTGCACTTCAAAGCTATCCAATCCGACGGCTTCAAAAGCCTGAAAGAAGGCCAACAGGTTTCTTTCATCGCTACCCGCGGTCAGAAAGGCATGCAAGCTGAAGAAGTTCAAGTTATCTAACTTGTACTGATTCGCTTAAAAACCCCGCCCTCAAAAGCGGGGTTTTTTATTGCCTGCTGTTTACATCGATCTGAACGAGGAAGGCCGAACCGCTATCGCCTCCCCCGCCAGAACGTCGCTACAGTCTCAGTCCTCGCTGACGGAAATGGTCGGCATGGCAGGACTCGCCGCCTCCTGCAACACAATGCGGGCGCCAACGTGGCGCGCCAGCTCCTGATAAACCATCGCAATCTGACTGTCCGGCTCGGCAATCGCTGTCGGCTTGCCGCCATCTGCCTGCTCGCGAATCAACATCGACAGTGGCAACGACGCCAGCAGCTCGACATTGTACTGCGACGCCAGCTTCTCGCCGCCGCCTTCGCCGAACAGATGCTCGGCATGCCCGCAGTTCGAACAAATATGCACCGCCATGTTTTCCACGACGCCCAGCACCGGAATGTTGACCTTGCGGAACATCTCGACACCCTTCTTCGCATCCAGCAAAGCCAAATCCTGTGGCGTGGTGACGATCACCGCACCGGCGACCGGAACCTTCTGTGCCAGCGTCAGCTGAATGTCCCCGGTGCCGGGTGGCATGTCGATGACCAGATAATCCAGGTCATTCCACGCAGTCTGGGTCACCAGTTGCAGCAGCGCACCCGAGACCATCGGCCCGCGCCAGACCATCGGCGTGTTGTCATCGGTCAAAAAGGCCATCGACATCACGTCGATACCGTGCGCCTCGACCGGCACGAACCATTTCTGATCCTTGATCTTCGGTCGCGTGCCCTCAGGGATGCCTAACATCACGCCCTGACTCGGCCCATAGATGTCCGCATCGAGAATCCCGACCCGCGCACCTTCGCGAGACAGGGCCAGCGCCAGATTGGCGGCCGTGGTGGATTTGCCTACGCCACCCTTGCCGGACGCCACGGCGACAATGTTCTTCACATTGGCCAGGCCCGGAATCTGGCTCTGCGCCTTGTGCGCAACGATCACACTGCTGATGTCGACGCTGGCCGATGCCACGCCGTCCAGATTCTCGATGGCGGTTTTCAGGACCTGCGCCCAGCCGTTTCTGAACAGATCAGCGGCGTAACCCAGTTCGAGCTGCACGCTGACGTGTGCATCCTGAATGTCGATGGACCTGACGCAACCTGCGCTGACCGGGTCCTGATTCAGATAAGGGTCGGTGTACTGGCGAAGAATCGTCTCCACCGCTGCGCGATTGACTGCGCTCATGGGCTCACTCCGAAAAAAGACTGACTAAAACAGGCGGCTATCGTACCCGTTCTGCCAGGTGACCACATGATTTCGGCATATTTCCAGAAGCATTCCGACCGCCGCGCGGGATGAAAAAAGTTGCTCAGACCTTTATAGTGGACGACCTCCGTTTCACTTCAAGTAGCCGAGCCCCATGTCCGAGCCACGCAAGATTCTCGTTACCAGCGCCCTGCCCTATGCCAATGGTCCCGTTCACCTTGGCCACATGCTCGAGTACATTCAGACCGACATGTGGGTGCGTTTTCAGAAGCACCGCGGCAACCAATGCATTTATGTCTGCGCGGACGACGCCCATGGTTCGGCAATCATGCTGCGTGCTGAAAAAGAAGGTATCACCCCGGAACAACTGATCGACAATGTCAAGGCTGAACACAGCGCCGACTTTGCCGGCTTCCTGGTGGACTTCGACAATTTCCACTCGACGCACTCGGATGAAAACCGTGAGCTGTCGAGCATGATCTACAAGCGCCTGCGCGATGCGGGCCATATTGCCACGCGTTCGGTCACCCAGTATTTCGACCCGGAAAAGAACATGTTCCTGGCCGACCGCTTCATCAAGGGCACGTGCCCGAAATGTGCGGCTGAGGACCAGTACGGCGATAACTGCGAAAAATGCGGTGCAACCTACGCTCCGACTGATCTCAAAGACCCGAAATCAGCGATTTCCGGCGCGACGCCAGTCCTCAAGGACTCGAAGCACTTCTTCTTCGATCTGCCAGCGTTCGACACCATGCTGAAAAGCTGGACACGCAGCGGTACCTTGCAGGACGCGGTCGCCAACAAGATCGCCGAATGGCTCGACAGCGGCCTGCAACAGTGGGACATCTCCCGCGACG
It includes:
- a CDS encoding cold-shock protein, whose amino-acid sequence is MSNRQTGTVKWFNDEKGFGFITPQSGDDLFVHFKAIQSDGFKSLKEGQQVSFIATRGQKGMQAEEVQVI
- the dcd gene encoding dCTP deaminase, which encodes MSIKSDKWIRRMAQEHGMIEPFVERQVRGEGADRVISFGVSSYGYDVRCADEFKVFTNINSATVDPKNFDEKSFVDIKSDVCIIPPNSFALARTVEYFRIPRNVLTICLGKSTYARCGIIVNVTPLEPEWEGHVTLEFSNTTTLPAKIYANEGVAQMLFLESDEECEVSYKDRGGKYQGQRGVTLPRT
- the apbC gene encoding iron-sulfur cluster carrier protein ApbC; the protein is MSAVNRAAVETILRQYTDPYLNQDPVSAGCVRSIDIQDAHVSVQLELGYAADLFRNGWAQVLKTAIENLDGVASASVDISSVIVAHKAQSQIPGLANVKNIVAVASGKGGVGKSTTAANLALALSREGARVGILDADIYGPSQGVMLGIPEGTRPKIKDQKWFVPVEAHGIDVMSMAFLTDDNTPMVWRGPMVSGALLQLVTQTAWNDLDYLVIDMPPGTGDIQLTLAQKVPVAGAVIVTTPQDLALLDAKKGVEMFRKVNIPVLGVVENMAVHICSNCGHAEHLFGEGGGEKLASQYNVELLASLPLSMLIREQADGGKPTAIAEPDSQIAMVYQELARHVGARIVLQEAASPAMPTISVSED